GGCGCGCGGTCGCGTAATCGCCCTCCTCCATGGCCGCCATCGCCTGATCGCAGAGCCGGGCAGCAGCAGCTTCGCGCTGCGCGCTGTCATCCACGGCCGGGGGCGGCGGGGGTGGCGGGGGCGGCGGTACCGGCTCCGGTTCCGGGTTGCCGCTACACGCAGTCGCCAGAAGTGCCACGAGAAGAATGGGAGCGAATCGGTGGCTCAGCTTCATCGAGGTCTCCTTGTTTGCCAGTCGCGGGACGAGAATTCGGCGAGGACAGGGCGAACGTCGGCGCTGAAAACGCTGACCCGATCCCGGTTTCAACACGGATTCGTAACCTATCGCAGACCCGTCAAGTCGCAACCCGCAGGACGATTGCGGTCATGAGCCCGGCGGGATCGGGGGCGACCAGTCCGGGAGACCGTCGAGTCGTCCCGCCGTGAGGGGCCGGGACCTCCCCGTGAAGACATCGAGGATCCAGACGGTCGAGCCCTGGGCGTCGATCGACGAAAAGACGAGATGACGGCCGTCGGGCGCCCAGCTGGGGTCCTCGCTCTCGCCGCGCCGGGTCAGCATGCGCCGGTCGGTGCCATCCGGGTTCACCGTGAAGATCTGCCAGCGGCGATCGCTCAGGGCCGAATACGCGATCCGGTCGCCGTTCGGCGACCAGTCCGGGCCAGCCGCGTTGGTGTCCTCCCGCGGGTGGTAGATGCTGATGCGGCGGGCCGGGCCTCCCGAGACGCGACGGACGTAGACCTGCTGCTCGTTGGCCGGATCGGCCTCGTACGCGAACGACTCTCCATCCGGCGAAAAGCTGGGGTTCAGCGACTGGACCCGGCCGTCGGTCAGCTGCTCGCCGCCCTCGACCATGATGCGCGCGGTTCCGCCGACTCCTTCCGCGTACGCCAACCGCCCGTCCGGCGTCCACGTCGGCGTCTGAATGAGTCTCCCGGAGGCCACCGTTCGGCGGCTGCCGGTGATGAGGTTCATCTCCACGAGCGAGAAATACCCCGTCTCATCCTGGATCGTGTACGCGATCCGGGTCGCGTCGGGCGAGAAGGCGGGCGAGAAGACGTTGCGCCCTCCGGTGTCGATCCGCTGCGGATTCCGGCCGTCGCTGTCGATGAGCAGCAGGTAGGATGAGCCGTCGCCATCTCTCCGGCGCAGGGCGATCCGTGTCGCGGCGATGCCGCGCTGGCCTCCCGTCGCCCAGAAGACGATCCGGTCGGAGATCCGGTGGACCGACATCCGGAAATCGGCCGCATCCATCGGGGGCAGCGTGAAGGCCTGGACGTTCTCGAGGTTGCCGTAAACGACGTCGTGCAGGCTGACTCTGAGGAGCGGAGTCTGCGTCCCCGGCGCGACGGAGATCTCCGAGGTGACGAGCCACACGGCCCCGACCTGGTTCCAGAGCGCGTAGTTCGGGGTGCCGCCCCAAGTGAGCGTGTCGGACACCGCGATGATGTCGAACCGGTCGGAGTAGTCGAGGTCCGTACGAAGAATCTCGCCGACCGCCGCGCCCAGCTCCTCGAAACCGGCGCCCGCGGAGACGGGCGCGACGACCATGCCCGGCACATAGCGGGCCTCGTAGGTGAGGCCGAGGCGGAGCGCCCCGCCCTCCTGTCCTCCCAGCGGCGCTCCGGCCGCCGCGGCGGCGAACGCCAGCCCCGTAGCGACGGCCCGGCGTCCCCACCCGGCAGCGCGGCGTCGACGAAAGACCCTCGGCCGGTCCATTCAGCGGTCGCTCGGATCGAAGAAGAACGAGACGGCGAGCGCGTCGGCCGGAAAGTCGTCGGGAAGCGGGCCGAAGGCCCGGTCGCGGCCGGCGGACTCCACGGCCCCCATCGCCTGGGTATCGAAGATCAGGCTCCCGGACCTCGCCACCCACTCGAATCCCGTCACCCGGCCGTCCCGGTGGATGATGAAGTAGACCTCGGCCCGAAGCTCGCGGGCTCCGACGGGGGGCCGCCAGCGGCGCTGAATCTGGCGGATGATGTTCTCGCTGTATTCGGGCCAGGCCGAGGCTTCGCCGGCGATCCGGATCGTGCGCACTTCCTCGCCGACCTCCTCGGTCCGCGCGGGTTCCGGCTCCGGCTCGCGTTCGACCTCGACCTCGGCCTCCACGGTGGGCGTTTCCACCTGCGGCACCGGGTCGGGCGTCGGTTCCGGGGGAGGCGGCCGGTTCTCCTCTTCCGCGACCTCGGGCGGCGACGGATCGACGCGGATCGGCGCATCCTCCGGAGCGAACTCGACCATGTTCACCCGCACCGCCGCAGGCATTTCGGGCGGGCGTATCGCCGCGTCGCCGAACAGGACGAGAACGATGAGACCCCCGTGGACCAGGAGCGAGCCGTACACGGCCCGCCTGTGAGGTCGCCCGTGACGCTGCGGCCCTCCGCGCCGCCATGCGCGCCAACGCCCGGTTTCCACCCCTCCGTACGGAGTCATGGGCGGCGAAGGCTCGGGTCCGGGTCCGTGACCATGTTCAATACGCCTCCGGCCTCCTGAATCCGACCCATCACCCGGGTCGCCTGCCGAAGGGCGAGGTCGCCATCCGCCTTCAGGTACACCGCATCCGACTCGAAGCGATCGAGCGCCAACGCGAGCGTAGCGTCGAACTCCTCCAGCGTCACCGGCACGTCATCCAAGTAGATCTGCCCGTCCGCGTCGATCGAGACCACGAGCGCATCGGAGGCGCTGAGAGGCGCGGAGATGCCCTCCGGGAGGTCGATTTCGATGCCGCCCTGGAGAATGGGCGCCGTGATCATGAAGATGATGAGGAGGGTGAACGCGACGTCAACGAGGCTCGTGACGTTGATCTCCGCCACGACGCCGATACCGTCGGCCTGCTGCGTAAAGCGCCTTTTCATCCCCCGCTCCTCATCCTCCGACCGCCGGGGCCCCGGCTCACAGGCGACCCTCGCGCGCGAGCGTCCCCACGAACTCGCTCGCGAATCCCTCCAGCTCTCCCACGAACAGACGCAGGCGGGAGGCGTAGTGGTTGTACGCTATGACCGCGGGAATCGCGACGGCCAACCCCGCGACCGTGGTCGTGAGTGCTTCGGCGATGCCCGGCGCGACCGCCGCGATGTTCGCGGACCCCTGCGACGTGATCCCGATGAACGAGTTCATCACGCCCACGACGGTCCCCATGAGGCCGAGGAGAGGACTCACGGAGCCGATGATCGCGAGCCAGGGCAGCCCGTGCGCAAGTTCGTCCTTCTCCTCCGAGAGGCTCTTCTCGAGCACCAGCCACAGCGCTTCGAGCTGCGTAGGGCTCAAACCATCCCCGACGTGCGTGGTCTCGAGCGCGCCCGGCCGCAGTTCGGAGAAGAAGGCGATCCCCTCGCGGAACACCCGTCTGAAGGGGGAATCGTCCAGCTCCGACAGCGCGTCGTTGAGATCCACGAGCCCGTTGGCCCCGGCCATCGCGAACACGAAGTCATCCGCCCGCGCGTTCACGGCGCGCAACTCGCGGAACTTCCAGATGATGAGGACCCAGGACACGAGCGAGAAGGCGGCGAGCACGGTGAGGATGACCTTCGTCGGCAGAGTCGCGCCCAGGATCATGTCGAGGGGGGAATCGATCACGCGAGCAGAAAGGTCCTGCACAAGTTCCAGGCCCCCTCCGACCCCGATCCCGACCCCCGCCATCACGTGCGCCCCCCCTGCACCCTGTCCGGGCTCATCCGCTCTCCCCCCACTTCTCTCCCCTCACTTCCCTCGTTTCCTCGCCGAGCCATGGTTCCACCCGACGCAGACACTCCTCGCCGTCAGACCGTTCGGCGAGCCACCGGATGGCGCGTGTCGGCCCGTGCAGAACCTTGTTGAGCGCCGCGTGACTCGCCAGCCGCAGAGCTTCGTCGGCGTCGTCGGGATCCGGGGCGCGGGCGGCGACGGCATCGGCGACGAGACGGCGAGCGGTGTCCCTCAGCGCCCGCACGGCCGGGTCCGCGCGACGACTTCGACGCCAGGCCCGGTATTTCGCGACGTGTCGCTCGATGATCGTCTCCGCGCACTCGCGCTCGTACTCTCGGGCCGCCCGCGCCCGATCCACGACCTGCCTCAGGTCGTCGATATTGTACAGGAACACATCGGAGATCCCGGCCACACGCGGATCGACATTGCGGGGCACGGCGATGTCGAGGATCACGAGCCGCGCGCGCCCGCTTCGCGGGCCGCGGAGGTGCTCCGCGCGGAGGAAGGCCGCCTCCGACTCCGTGCAGGCGACGACGAGATCCACGCGATCCAGCGCCTCGAGCGCCGCGCTCCTTCGCATCGGGAGCGCATCGAGGGGCCGGCTCACGCGCTCGGCCCGGACCGGGTCGCGGCTCGCGAGAAAGACACGCCTTGCCCCCCCCCGCTTCAGGCACTGCACCGTGAGTCTTCCCATCTCGCCGGTCCCGAGCACGAGTACGCTGCGGTCGTCGAGTGAGCCGAACACCTTCCGGGCGAGATCGACCGCCGCGCCGGGGATCGAGGTCACGCCGCTCGCGATCGACGTGTCGGCCCGCACGCGCCCGCCGACCTCGAGGGCCGACTGGAACAGGCGATGCAGCACGGGCCCCACCATGGGACGCCCATCCCGATAGGCTCCGCGGACCTGGCCCTGAATCTGCGGTTCGCCGACGATGAGGGATTCCAGTCCGCCGGTGACGCGGAACAGGTGGCGGACGGCGCGCGCCCCCTCAAGCGTTGCGAGGTATGAATCTCCCTCGGCCCCCAGGCCCGACACCTCGCACAGCGCCTCGCGCCCGAGGCGGTCGAGCGTTTCCGCATCGCTTCCCGCCAGGTAGCACTCCGTCCGGTTGCAGGTGGAAAGCACGACGCACTCCGAGACGCCCGGCCTGGCCGTCAGATTCTCGACCCACTCGGTTCGTCGCCGTTCACCGAGTGCGAAACGCTCCCGGACGTCGATGGGGGCGGTCCGGTGGCTGAGTCCGACCGCGACGAGCGCGTCGGATCCGGCGGTCGCGGCTCCGCGTGCCTCAGAAGGGGAGATCGTCCTCACCCGCGACGGACCGGTTGGAAAACTCGGAGAAATCGGAACGCTCCTGCCGCGGCTCCGTCGTCGAATAGCTCTCTCCGCCGCCACCGCTGCTCCCGAGCATGATCATTTCGAGCGCGCGGATCTCCGTCGTATACCGCGTCTGGCCGTCCTGTCCCTCCCACTGCCGGTACTCGATCCGGCCTTCCACGTAGACCCGGTCGCCCTTGCGCAGGTATTGCTCACAGATCTCGGCAAGACGGTCCCAGCAGACGACTCGATGCCACTCCGTCTTTTCCTGCTGGTCGCCGGCGCGAGTCGTCCAACGGCGGCTGGTCGCGACGGAGAGCGTCGCCACCCGCGTACCCGTGTTCGTCGACCGCACTTCCGGGTCCGCACCCAGGTTTCCGATGAGTGTCGCCTTGTTCAGACTGCGCGCCATTCCCGCCTCCCCGCTGATCGACTTGAAGGTCCATGGTGGTGGTGATGCCCGGAAGGATCAAGGTAACGGAAAACGATCAACGGACCAGCAAGCGGCGCATGACGAGAGCGTCCTCCTTCGGACCCGCATAGTATCCGCGACGCCGTCCGACGATCTCGAATCCCCGGCTTCGGTAGAGACCCTGCGCGCTTCGGTTCCCTTCCCGTACTTCGAGGAAGATGCGGACGACGCCCCGGGTCCGCGCTTCGCCGAGAACCGCGTCCACCAATTCGCCCCCGATCCCGCGCCGGCGGTCGCTCGGGGCCACGGCGAGATCCCCCAGTTCCGCCTCCCGCCCGACGAACCACACGGCGGCGTATCCCGCGATGCGCGCCTCTTCGTACACGGCGGAGAGGAGAACCGCGTCCCGGCGCCGCAGCAGGTTTCTGAACGTCCGTTCGGACCATGGAGTGGCGAAGCAGGCCTCTTCGATCGCCGTCACCTGCCCCAGATCCGCCTCGATAAGCGGCCGGATGCGAAGAGTCCGCCTACCGGGATCCGCCATGGCGCCCGACCTGGCGTTCGGCTCCGGAACTCCGGACATATCGGGGTTCCCACGCGTCGATGTCCGCGACCCGGCCGGCCGGGAGCCTCTCGGCCAGCCACAGGAGCGCGCCCGCGCGCGGCACGCCGAGAAACGGGGGGAGCACACCTCCGCCGCGAGCCTCGATCCTGGCGCGGTGCCGGATCGCACCCTCCCCGGCGAAGAACCACGACCCGGGATCCTCCAGCCCCTCGACCCAGCGATCGATGTCGCACGCCTCCGGCCCGCGGATCGGGGCCTCCAGCGGCCCGTTGGCCCAGGCGGCCCCGTACACCTCGCCCCGCCGGGCGTCGAAGAGTGCGCAAACGCGGTCACGCCCCGCGGAGGCGGCGACGGAGCGAAGGCTCGAATAGGCGAAGAGGGGCACACCTCTCGCGTGACACCAGCCCTTCGCGAGCGAAGCCGCGATCCGCACGCCGGTGAAGGAGCCGGGCCCCGCCCCGATGATCACGCGTTCGATGCCGTCGACGCCGATCCGGGCACGCGCGAGCATGCGCTCTACCTCGTCGAGCACGGTCTCCGAGTGCGTCGCGCGGACGGCCAGCGCGCACTCGGAAATCAGGGTGTCGCCGCGGCCCACGGCGATGCTGCCGAGGCTCGTACTCGTCTCGAGCGCCAGACTCAGCACGCGGACGCCTCCTCCCCGCCGGCGTACAGACCCGGATCGGGGACCGGCGGCACCCGGCCCAGCCCGCGCGCGGTCACCCGGCGCAGCACACCCGTGGCGCTCCCGGCGGCCCCATCCGCCGCGTCCGCCCCCTCGGCGAACTCAAGCCGAACTTCCCAGCGGTCGACCGGAAGCTCCTCCCCGGCACGCTCGGCCCACTCGACGAAGACCGCTCCCGGGTGGGCTTCGAGTTCCTCCCACCCGAGGGCGAGGAGTTCGGACGGATCGCCGAGACGGTACAGATCCGCGTGCCCGACCGGACCCCGGTCGCCGGCGTACCAGTGGACGAGCGTGTAGGTCGGGCTTGTCACGGCTTCGTCCACGCCCGCTCCGGCACAGGCCGCCTGTGTGAACCGCGTCTTCCCGGCGCCGAGCGGTCCGGTGAGCGCGACGAAGACCTCCTCGCGATCCGCGACCGCGCCGACCTCCCGCCCCCAGCGCGCGAGCCCCGCCTCGTCCAGCACGGCACTCCTCATGCCGAATCCCCCGCGGAGACCGGCAGTCCCGGCGGTCGCGTCCCCTTCCCGTCGCCGATCCGGGCGCGGATCTCGAACAGTTCGTCCCGCAGCCGGGCCGCCGTTTCGAAGTCGAGCGCAGCCGCCGCGGCACGCATGTCCTTTTCGATCGCCTCGGCCAGCGCCTCCGGCGACAGTTCCTCGTACGAGCCTTCCCGTTCGTGCACGGCGGGCTGCGCCTCCCGCGCGTCGGCCACCGCGGTCGAGAACCGGATCTCCCGCACCGACTTCACGATCGAGCGCGGCTCGATCCCATGCTCCCGGTTGTATTCCGCCTGCACTTCGCGGCGCCGCGCCGTCTCATCCATCGCGCGCCGCATCGAATCCGTCACCTTGTCCGCGTACAGAATCGCCTTCCCGGCGAGGTTCCGAGCCGCGCGCCCGATCGTCTGCACGAGCGACCGATCCGAACGAAGGAAACCCTCCTTGTCCGCGTCGAGGATCGCGACGAGGGAGACCTCCGGCAGGTCGAGGCCCTCGCGCAGCAGATTGATCCCGACGAGGACATCGAATGTCCCCAACCGCAGATCGCGGAGGATCTTCACACGGTCGATCGCCGCAATGTCCGAGTGCATGTAGCGCACCCGCACGCCCCGCACCGCGAGGAACTCCGACAGATCTTCCGCCATCCGCTTCGTCAGCGTCGTCACGAGCACGCGCTCGCGCCGCTCCGTCCGGCGGCGGATTTCGCCGAGCAGGTCGTCCACCTGTCCGCGGACCGGTCGCACCTCCACTTCCGGATCCAGCAGTCCCGTCGGCCGAATCAACTGTTCGACGACGACGCCCCCGCTCTTCCGCAACTCGTACTCGCCCGGCGTCGCGCTGACGAAGATCGCGCTCGGCACGAGATCTTCCCATTCCCGGAACGACAGCGGCCGGTTGTCCAGCGCGGACGGGAGCCGGAAACCGAACTCGACCAGCGTCGTCTTTCGACTGCGGTCCCCCTCGTACATGCCGCCGATCTGCGGGATCGACACGTGGGACTCGTCCACGACGACCACATAGTCCTCCGGGAAATAGTCGAGGAGACAGTAGGGGCGGCTGCCCGGCGCCCGGCCGTCCAGGTGCCGGCTGTAGTTCTCGATCCCGGGACAGAACCCCACCTCCGTCAGCATCTCGAGATCGAATCGGGTGCGCTGCTCCAGGCGTTGCGCCTCGAGGAGCCGGCCATCCTGCCGAAGGTGCAGCAGCCGTTCCTCCAGCTCCACGTAGATGGCGTGCCGGGCCTCCTCCAGTCGATGGCCGAGTGTGGCGTAGTGCGTGGCCGGAAAGATCGAGGTTTCCGGGAGGCGCGTGATCGTGACGCCGGTCATCGGATCGATCTTCGAGATGCGTTCGATCGCGTCGCCCCACATCTCGACCCTGACGCCCTGCTCTTCGTACGCGGGCAGGATCTCGATCACGTCGCCCCGCACCCGGAAGGTGCCGCGCACGAAATCGAGATCGTTCCGCGAATACTGGATCTGCACGAGTCCGGAGAGGATCTCCCGACGGGAGATGTCCTGACCTTCGCGCAACGTGAGCATGAGTTCGCGGTACCCCGCGGGATCCCCGAGTCCGTAGATCGCGGACACGGAGGCGACGACAATCACATCCCGCCTTTCCATGAGGGCGGACGTCGCGCGGAGCCGCAGCCGATCTATATCCTCATTGATGGATGCATCTTTCTCTATGAAAGTATCCGTCGCGGGAACATAGGCCTCGGGCTGGTAATAGTCGTAGTAGGAGATGAAATACTCGACGGCATTGCGGGGAAAGAACTGCCGCAGTTCTCCATACAGCTGAGCGGCGAGCGTCTTGTTGTGGCTCATGACGAGCGTCGGGCGATTGACCTCGGCGATCATCGCGGCCAGCGTCACCGTCTTTCCGCTGCCTGTCACGCCCAGCAGTGTCTGCCATTCGTCGCCGCGGCGCACGCCCTCGGCCAACTCGCGAATCGCGGTGGGCTGGTCGCCCATCGGCTCGAATGGAAGCTGAAGGTCGAAGCGGGGCATGGTCTCGGATCTGGCAGCCGGTCACTCGATGGTGAGGCCGCTCTCCCCGAAGGACTCCTTCCGTTCGACGGAGATTACGCCCTTCACGCCCTGAACCTTGCGCATGACTTTCTGCAGATGCGTCAGGTTCTCGACTTCGACGACGAACTGCCCGCGCATCCCTCCCTCGACCCCCTTGATGTCGGCCGACTGAATGTTCGTACCGGTGTCGCTGACCGCGCGCGCGATGTCCGCGAACAGACCGTGGCGGTCCGTCCCCTCCATGACGATGCGGATCAGGAACCGGCGCTCCCCGTGCGCCTGCCACTCGATCTCCACCCGGCGCTCGGGAGCGTTGGAGAGGTTCAGGACGTTCGGACAGTCCTGCCTGTGGATCGAAACGCCGCGGCCCCGGGTGATATAGCCGATGACCCGGTCGCCGGGGACCGGCTGGCAACACTGCGAGTACCGGACCATCAGGTTCTCCATCCCCTGGATCCGGATCCCCTGCCCGCCTCCGCCCCAGACCTTGTCCACGAGCTTGTGGAGCGGACTCGGACTCTTCTGCGGCACCTCCGGGATGACCTCGGGGAGGATGGCCCGCATTACGCGCGTGAGCCCCACGTCCCCCCGGCCGGCCGCCGCATAGAGGGCATCCGATCCTTCGTATCCCAGCGTATCGCACGCCGCCCTGAGAGCCGCTTCATCCACCTTCCCCCGACGGCGGCGCCTCCACTCCCGTTGAACGATGTCCTTCCCCAACTGGAGCGCGGACTCCTGCTCTTCATCCCGGATCCACTGCCGGATCTCGTGGCGGGCCTTGCTGCTCCGCACGAAGCCCAGCCAGTCCCGGCTCGGCGTCTGCGAATCGGAGGTGAGGATGTGCACGGTGTCCCCGTTCCGGAGCGGACGGCTGAGCGGGGCGATCCGTTCGTTCACTTTCGCCCCCTTGCAGCGCAGCCCGACCTCGGTGTGCACGGCGAAGGCGAAGTCGATGGGCGTGGCCCCTTTCGGCAACTGCTTGACGTCTCCCGCCGGAGTGAAGACGAAGATCTCGTCCTGGAACAGGTCGATGCGGAGGAACTCCATGAACTCCTCCGGCTCGCGCGTCTCCTGCTGCCATTCGAGTACCTGCCGGAACCACGCGAGTTCGTCGTCGACGTCATCTCCGGACCGTCCCTCCTTGTAGCGCCAGTGCGCCGCGATCCCGTACTCGGCGGTGCGGTGCATCTCGTCCGTGCGGATCTGGATCTCGTACAGCGCGCCGCCGGGGCCGAAGATCGTCGTGTGCAGGCTCTGGTACATGTTCGACTTCGGCGTGGCGATGAAGTCGTGGAAGCGCTCGGTGAGCGGCGTCCACTTGTTGTGCACGATGCCGAGGGCGTGGTAGCAGTCGCGCACGGAGTCCACGATGATCCGCATCGCCAGCGTATCGTAGACCTCTTCGTACGGCTTGTCGCGCTTCACCATCTTGCCGTAGATGGACCAGAGGTGCTTGGGGCGCCCCGTGACTTCGCAACCGACGCCGGCGGCGTCCAGTTCGGCCCGGAGCGGCTCCTCCATGCGTCGGATCAGTCCCTCGCGCTCGCCCCGCGTGGCGTTGACTTCCTTCACGAGCTTTCTGTACCCCTCGGGCTCCAGGAACTTGAAGGCGAGATCTTCGAGCTCCCACTTGAGGCGGGCCACCCCGAGGCGGTGGGCGAGCGGCGCGTAGATCTCCCGGGTTTCGAGCGCGATCCGCTCGCGGGCGCCCGCCGGCATGTGCTCCAGCGTCCGCATGTTGTGGAGACGGTCCGCGAGCTTGACCATGATCACGCGCGCGTCGCGGGCCATGGAGAGGAGGAGTTTGCGGTAGGTCTCGACCTGGCGTTCCGCCATGGAGCCGAACGCGAACAGCGAGATCTTCGTAAGACCGTCCACGATGATGGCGATTTCCTCGCCGAACTCCGTCCGGATCTCGTCCACGGTCGTATCCGTGTCCTCCACCACATCGTGGAGGAGCGAAGCGGCGATGCTCACGGTGTCGAGGCGGATCTCGATGAGGATCTTGGCGACTTCCACGCAGTGGCGGATGTAATCCTCGCCAGAGCGGCGCTTCTGGCCCTCGTGCTTCTCCAGGCTGTACTGGAACGCAAGTGCGAGCAGATCGAGGTCGAGGCGGGCCTCGTAGCCCTCGATCGCCTTCATGAAGTCCTCGGGCAGCAGCGAGCGCGGGCCCGCTCCCGGCGCGGCCCGGTCCACTTCCCGCTTGAGGCTGCTCTCCACGCTACGCGCTCCGTCGCTGAGACGTCACCGCCCGAGCGCCGCGATCCATCGGCCCGGGCAACCCGTAAAGGTAGCAGTAGCGCGCGAGTTCGGCGCGGGCCGGGCGGGGAGCGAGTGTTGCGTCCGGGACGCGACGTCAGCAGATGCCGCGTTCGCGAAGGCTCACGTAGGCGCGGTCGCCGAGGATAATGTGGTCGCGGACGGGGATGCCGAGGAGCCGGCCGCTCTCGACGAGCTGGCAGGTTACCGCGATATCTTCGGGCGATGGTTCGGGCTCGCCGCTCGGATGGTTGTGGGCGAGGATGACGGAGGCCGAGGCCGTGGCGATCGCCGGCGCGAAGACTTCCCGCGGGTGGACGAGGGAGCTGTTCAGAAGCCCCACCGTGAGTCGGCGCTCGAGCAGAACCTGGCTCTGCGTATCCAGGTAGATGACCCAGAATTCCTCCTGCCGACGATCCCTCAGCAGGGGGCCGAGGCGTCCGAACACGTCGGCTGGACTGCGGATGCGCGCGCTGGCGCGGGCGGGCTCGGCCGCCTGTCGCCGGCCAAGCGCGAGCGCGGCGGCCACGGCGGCCGAGCGGGCCGGGCCCACT
The DNA window shown above is from Candidatus Palauibacter polyketidifaciens and carries:
- a CDS encoding TonB C-terminal domain-containing protein, which gives rise to MYGSLLVHGGLIVLVLFGDAAIRPPEMPAAVRVNMVEFAPEDAPIRVDPSPPEVAEEENRPPPPEPTPDPVPQVETPTVEAEVEVEREPEPEPARTEEVGEEVRTIRIAGEASAWPEYSENIIRQIQRRWRPPVGARELRAEVYFIIHRDGRVTGFEWVARSGSLIFDTQAMGAVESAGRDRAFGPLPDDFPADALAVSFFFDPSDR
- a CDS encoding biopolymer transporter ExbD, with amino-acid sequence MKRRFTQQADGIGVVAEINVTSLVDVAFTLLIIFMITAPILQGGIEIDLPEGISAPLSASDALVVSIDADGQIYLDDVPVTLEEFDATLALALDRFESDAVYLKADGDLALRQATRVMGRIQEAGGVLNMVTDPDPSLRRP
- a CDS encoding MotA/TolQ/ExbB proton channel family protein, which encodes MAGVGIGVGGGLELVQDLSARVIDSPLDMILGATLPTKVILTVLAAFSLVSWVLIIWKFRELRAVNARADDFVFAMAGANGLVDLNDALSELDDSPFRRVFREGIAFFSELRPGALETTHVGDGLSPTQLEALWLVLEKSLSEEKDELAHGLPWLAIIGSVSPLLGLMGTVVGVMNSFIGITSQGSANIAAVAPGIAEALTTTVAGLAVAIPAVIAYNHYASRLRLFVGELEGFASEFVGTLAREGRL
- the hemA gene encoding glutamyl-tRNA reductase, with product MRTISPSEARGAATAGSDALVAVGLSHRTAPIDVRERFALGERRRTEWVENLTARPGVSECVVLSTCNRTECYLAGSDAETLDRLGREALCEVSGLGAEGDSYLATLEGARAVRHLFRVTGGLESLIVGEPQIQGQVRGAYRDGRPMVGPVLHRLFQSALEVGGRVRADTSIASGVTSIPGAAVDLARKVFGSLDDRSVLVLGTGEMGRLTVQCLKRGGARRVFLASRDPVRAERVSRPLDALPMRRSAALEALDRVDLVVACTESEAAFLRAEHLRGPRSGRARLVILDIAVPRNVDPRVAGISDVFLYNIDDLRQVVDRARAAREYERECAETIIERHVAKYRAWRRSRRADPAVRALRDTARRLVADAVAARAPDPDDADEALRLASHAALNKVLHGPTRAIRWLAERSDGEECLRRVEPWLGEETREVRGEKWGESG
- the ssb gene encoding single-stranded DNA-binding protein, encoding MARSLNKATLIGNLGADPEVRSTNTGTRVATLSVATSRRWTTRAGDQQEKTEWHRVVCWDRLAEICEQYLRKGDRVYVEGRIEYRQWEGQDGQTRYTTEIRALEMIMLGSSGGGGESYSTTEPRQERSDFSEFSNRSVAGEDDLPF
- the rimI gene encoding ribosomal protein S18-alanine N-acetyltransferase, whose protein sequence is MADPGRRTLRIRPLIEADLGQVTAIEEACFATPWSERTFRNLLRRRDAVLLSAVYEEARIAGYAAVWFVGREAELGDLAVAPSDRRRGIGGELVDAVLGEARTRGVVRIFLEVREGNRSAQGLYRSRGFEIVGRRRGYYAGPKEDALVMRRLLVR
- the tsaB gene encoding tRNA (adenosine(37)-N6)-threonylcarbamoyltransferase complex dimerization subunit type 1 TsaB, which produces MLSLALETSTSLGSIAVGRGDTLISECALAVRATHSETVLDEVERMLARARIGVDGIERVIIGAGPGSFTGVRIAASLAKGWCHARGVPLFAYSSLRSVAASAGRDRVCALFDARRGEVYGAAWANGPLEAPIRGPEACDIDRWVEGLEDPGSWFFAGEGAIRHRARIEARGGGVLPPFLGVPRAGALLWLAERLPAGRVADIDAWEPRYVRSSGAERQVGRHGGSR
- the tsaE gene encoding tRNA (adenosine(37)-N6)-threonylcarbamoyltransferase complex ATPase subunit type 1 TsaE, translating into MRSAVLDEAGLARWGREVGAVADREEVFVALTGPLGAGKTRFTQAACAGAGVDEAVTSPTYTLVHWYAGDRGPVGHADLYRLGDPSELLALGWEELEAHPGAVFVEWAERAGEELPVDRWEVRLEFAEGADAADGAAGSATGVLRRVTARGLGRVPPVPDPGLYAGGEEASAC
- the uvrB gene encoding excinuclease ABC subunit UvrB, producing the protein MPRFDLQLPFEPMGDQPTAIRELAEGVRRGDEWQTLLGVTGSGKTVTLAAMIAEVNRPTLVMSHNKTLAAQLYGELRQFFPRNAVEYFISYYDYYQPEAYVPATDTFIEKDASINEDIDRLRLRATSALMERRDVIVVASVSAIYGLGDPAGYRELMLTLREGQDISRREILSGLVQIQYSRNDLDFVRGTFRVRGDVIEILPAYEEQGVRVEMWGDAIERISKIDPMTGVTITRLPETSIFPATHYATLGHRLEEARHAIYVELEERLLHLRQDGRLLEAQRLEQRTRFDLEMLTEVGFCPGIENYSRHLDGRAPGSRPYCLLDYFPEDYVVVVDESHVSIPQIGGMYEGDRSRKTTLVEFGFRLPSALDNRPLSFREWEDLVPSAIFVSATPGEYELRKSGGVVVEQLIRPTGLLDPEVEVRPVRGQVDDLLGEIRRRTERRERVLVTTLTKRMAEDLSEFLAVRGVRVRYMHSDIAAIDRVKILRDLRLGTFDVLVGINLLREGLDLPEVSLVAILDADKEGFLRSDRSLVQTIGRAARNLAGKAILYADKVTDSMRRAMDETARRREVQAEYNREHGIEPRSIVKSVREIRFSTAVADAREAQPAVHEREGSYEELSPEALAEAIEKDMRAAAAALDFETAARLRDELFEIRARIGDGKGTRPPGLPVSAGDSA
- a CDS encoding bifunctional (p)ppGpp synthetase/guanosine-3',5'-bis(diphosphate) 3'-pyrophosphohydrolase — translated: MESSLKREVDRAAPGAGPRSLLPEDFMKAIEGYEARLDLDLLALAFQYSLEKHEGQKRRSGEDYIRHCVEVAKILIEIRLDTVSIAASLLHDVVEDTDTTVDEIRTEFGEEIAIIVDGLTKISLFAFGSMAERQVETYRKLLLSMARDARVIMVKLADRLHNMRTLEHMPAGARERIALETREIYAPLAHRLGVARLKWELEDLAFKFLEPEGYRKLVKEVNATRGEREGLIRRMEEPLRAELDAAGVGCEVTGRPKHLWSIYGKMVKRDKPYEEVYDTLAMRIIVDSVRDCYHALGIVHNKWTPLTERFHDFIATPKSNMYQSLHTTIFGPGGALYEIQIRTDEMHRTAEYGIAAHWRYKEGRSGDDVDDELAWFRQVLEWQQETREPEEFMEFLRIDLFQDEIFVFTPAGDVKQLPKGATPIDFAFAVHTEVGLRCKGAKVNERIAPLSRPLRNGDTVHILTSDSQTPSRDWLGFVRSSKARHEIRQWIRDEEQESALQLGKDIVQREWRRRRRGKVDEAALRAACDTLGYEGSDALYAAAGRGDVGLTRVMRAILPEVIPEVPQKSPSPLHKLVDKVWGGGGQGIRIQGMENLMVRYSQCCQPVPGDRVIGYITRGRGVSIHRQDCPNVLNLSNAPERRVEIEWQAHGERRFLIRIVMEGTDRHGLFADIARAVSDTGTNIQSADIKGVEGGMRGQFVVEVENLTHLQKVMRKVQGVKGVISVERKESFGESGLTIE